The Lysobacter capsici genome has a segment encoding these proteins:
- the rimI gene encoding ribosomal protein S18-alanine N-acetyltransferase: MSAQASQFDPAAAPRALRPMREDDLELVHAIEIRAYEFPWTPGIFRDCLRADYPAWVLTENERIVGYFLMSLAAGEAHVLNVCVAPEAHGHGFGRKLLRALLHVARGRGAERVFLEVRPSNPGAIALYHSEGFNEIGRRPRYYPARGGREDALVMAIELLPSE, encoded by the coding sequence ATGAGCGCGCAGGCGTCGCAGTTCGATCCCGCCGCCGCGCCCCGCGCGTTGCGGCCAATGCGCGAGGACGATCTCGAACTCGTCCACGCCATCGAGATTCGCGCCTACGAATTCCCCTGGACCCCGGGCATCTTCCGCGACTGCCTGCGCGCCGATTACCCGGCCTGGGTGTTGACCGAAAACGAGCGCATCGTCGGCTACTTCCTGATGAGCCTGGCCGCCGGCGAAGCGCACGTGCTCAACGTCTGCGTCGCGCCCGAAGCGCACGGCCACGGCTTCGGCCGCAAACTGCTGCGCGCGTTGCTGCACGTCGCGCGCGGCCGCGGCGCCGAGCGCGTGTTCCTGGAAGTGCGGCCGTCCAATCCCGGCGCGATCGCGCTGTACCACAGCGAAGGCTTCAACGAGATCGGGCGGCGTCCGCGCTACTACCCGGCGCGCGGCGGACGCGAAGACGCTTTGGTGATGGCGATCGAACTATTGCCCAGCGAGTGA
- a CDS encoding alanine acetyltransferase, with protein sequence MSGLWSAQQREWLQAMGHTVMSLAGSEPPAEAPMANAAPIDAARNAEPPARAPQPMRERTASESAALERAAPEPAQTASRAAARGDDTPPLLRNLLRAARRAAGDAQVLALFDAAALRGNPAAKRALWPQLRTLRRTGQRG encoded by the coding sequence ATGAGCGGGCTGTGGAGCGCGCAGCAGCGCGAATGGCTGCAGGCGATGGGGCATACGGTGATGAGCCTGGCCGGCAGCGAGCCGCCGGCCGAGGCGCCGATGGCGAATGCCGCGCCTATCGATGCGGCCCGCAACGCCGAGCCGCCCGCGCGAGCGCCGCAGCCGATGCGCGAGCGCACTGCGTCTGAATCCGCCGCGCTCGAACGTGCCGCGCCCGAACCCGCGCAAACCGCGTCGCGCGCCGCCGCCCGTGGCGACGACACGCCGCCTTTGCTGCGCAACCTGCTGCGCGCCGCGCGCCGCGCCGCCGGCGACGCGCAGGTGCTGGCGCTGTTCGATGCCGCCGCCTTGCGCGGCAATCCCGCGGCCAAGCGCGCGCTGTGGCCGCAACTGCGCACGCTGCGGCGCACGGGTCAGCGCGGATGA
- a CDS encoding catalase has protein sequence MAAFVSAQLLLSGVAFAQAAPPLTRDNGAAVGDNQNSQTAGADGPVLLQDVHLIQKLQRFDRERIPERVVHARGTGAHGSFVVTGDISRYTRAKVFQPGTTTPVFVRFSTVIHGNHSPETLRDPRGFATKFYTSEGNWDLVGNNLPVFFIRDAIKFPDMVHSLKPSPDTNVQDPARVFDFFSHVPEATQMLTRVYSDYGTPRSYREMDGNGVHAYKLVDDQGGYVYVKFHWDSRQGEHNLSGAQIASVQGRDFNHLSNDLMKAIERGDYPKWDLYVQILKPDQLDQFAFNPLDATKVWTGVPEVKVGTMTLDRNPANIFQETEQAAFAPANLVPGIEPSEDRLLQGRMFSYADTQLYRVGTNVNQLPINAPKVAVNSNNQDGEHNSGVRTGKVNYEPSRIQPKPQSDAARYSALPLSGATQQARIAKTLNFRQAGEFYRSLSADERKSLIANLAGDLGQVRDETTMYTMLSYFHKADADYGTRLAQALKRDVAKVKSLSDALSE, from the coding sequence ATCGCGGCCTTCGTTTCCGCGCAGTTGCTTCTGTCCGGCGTCGCCTTCGCCCAGGCCGCGCCGCCCCTGACGCGCGACAACGGCGCGGCGGTCGGCGATAACCAGAACTCGCAGACCGCCGGCGCCGACGGCCCGGTCCTGCTGCAGGACGTGCATCTGATCCAGAAGCTGCAGCGCTTCGACCGCGAACGCATCCCCGAGCGCGTGGTGCATGCGCGCGGCACCGGCGCGCACGGCAGCTTCGTGGTCACCGGCGACATCTCGCGATACACCCGCGCGAAAGTGTTCCAGCCCGGCACCACCACGCCGGTGTTCGTGCGCTTCTCCACCGTGATCCACGGCAACCACTCGCCGGAAACCCTGCGCGATCCGCGCGGTTTCGCCACCAAGTTCTACACCAGCGAAGGCAACTGGGACCTGGTCGGCAACAACCTGCCGGTGTTCTTCATCCGCGACGCGATCAAGTTTCCGGACATGGTGCATTCGCTCAAGCCCAGCCCCGACACCAATGTGCAGGATCCGGCGCGGGTGTTCGATTTCTTCTCGCACGTGCCCGAAGCCACGCAGATGCTCACCCGGGTGTATTCCGACTACGGCACTCCGCGCAGCTATCGCGAAATGGACGGCAACGGCGTGCACGCCTACAAGCTGGTCGACGACCAGGGCGGCTATGTCTACGTCAAATTCCACTGGGACAGCCGCCAGGGCGAGCACAACCTGTCCGGCGCGCAGATCGCCTCGGTGCAGGGGCGCGATTTCAATCATCTGTCCAACGACTTGATGAAAGCGATCGAGCGCGGCGACTACCCCAAGTGGGACCTGTACGTGCAGATCCTCAAGCCCGATCAGCTCGACCAGTTCGCGTTCAACCCGCTCGACGCGACCAAGGTCTGGACCGGCGTGCCCGAGGTCAAGGTCGGCACCATGACCCTGGACCGCAACCCGGCCAACATCTTCCAGGAAACCGAACAGGCCGCGTTCGCGCCGGCCAATCTGGTGCCGGGCATCGAGCCGTCGGAGGATCGGCTGCTGCAGGGGCGCATGTTCTCCTACGCCGATACCCAGCTGTATCGCGTCGGCACCAACGTCAATCAGTTGCCGATCAACGCGCCGAAGGTCGCGGTCAACAGCAACAACCAGGACGGCGAACACAACAGCGGCGTGCGCACCGGCAAGGTCAACTACGAACCCTCGCGCATCCAGCCCAAGCCGCAGTCCGACGCCGCGCGCTACAGCGCGTTGCCGCTGAGCGGCGCGACCCAGCAGGCGCGCATCGCCAAGACCCTGAACTTCCGTCAGGCCGGCGAGTTCTATCGCTCGTTGTCGGCCGACGAACGCAAGAGTCTGATCGCGAATCTGGCCGGCGACCTGGGTCAGGTGCGCGACGAGACCACGATGTACACGATGCTCTCGTACTTCCATAAGGCCGACGCCGATTACGGCACGCGCCTGGCGCAGGCGCTCAAGCGCGATGTGGCGAAGGTGAAGAGCTTGTCGGATGCGTTGAGCGAATGA